The Mixta hanseatica genome includes a region encoding these proteins:
- a CDS encoding hemolysin family protein, which translates to MLDSLLVILVLIAISAFFSLSEISLAAARKIKLKLLADDGNINAQRVLKMQETPGMFFTVVQIGLNAVAILGGIVGDSAFSPSFKTLFDGLVSPELAEQLSFICSFTLVTSLFILFADLTPKRIGMISPEAIALRIINPMRFCLLLFRPMVWFFNGMANMIFRLFKIPMVRKDDITSDDIYAVVEAGALAGVLRKQEHELIENVFELESRTVPSSMTSRENIIWFDLHEEESSLKEKIALHPHSKFLVCNGDIDHIVGYVDSKELLLRVLGNQSMALNSGLQIRSALIVPDTLTLSEALESFKTAGEDFAVIMNEYALVVGIITLNDVMTTLMGDLVGQGLEEQIVARDENSWLVEGGTPIDDVMRVLDINEFPQSGNYETIGGFMMYMLRKIPKRTDFVKFAGYKFEVVDIDSYRIDQLLVTRIDERPASLTISKEVEE; encoded by the coding sequence ATGTTAGATAGCTTGCTTGTCATACTCGTGTTGATTGCGATCAGCGCCTTCTTCTCTCTGTCAGAAATTTCGCTGGCCGCCGCGCGCAAAATTAAACTAAAACTGCTGGCCGACGACGGCAATATCAACGCGCAGCGCGTGTTGAAAATGCAGGAAACGCCGGGGATGTTCTTTACCGTAGTGCAAATCGGCCTGAACGCCGTCGCTATTCTTGGCGGTATCGTCGGCGACTCCGCCTTTTCGCCCTCTTTTAAAACGCTGTTCGATGGTCTGGTGTCGCCAGAACTGGCGGAGCAGCTGAGCTTTATCTGCTCCTTCACCCTGGTGACCAGCCTGTTTATTCTGTTTGCCGATCTGACGCCAAAGCGCATCGGGATGATCTCGCCGGAAGCTATCGCGCTGCGCATTATCAATCCTATGCGTTTCTGTCTGCTGCTGTTCCGTCCGATGGTATGGTTCTTCAACGGCATGGCCAATATGATTTTCCGCCTGTTTAAGATCCCGATGGTGCGCAAAGACGATATCACTTCTGATGATATTTATGCGGTGGTAGAAGCGGGCGCGCTGGCGGGTGTGCTGCGCAAACAGGAACATGAGCTGATCGAAAATGTTTTCGAGCTGGAGTCGCGTACGGTGCCCTCTTCGATGACCTCGCGCGAAAATATTATCTGGTTCGATCTGCATGAAGAAGAGAGCAGCCTGAAAGAGAAAATTGCGCTGCATCCCCACTCGAAGTTTTTAGTTTGCAATGGCGATATCGACCATATCGTCGGCTACGTAGATTCAAAAGAGCTGCTGCTGCGCGTGCTGGGTAATCAGAGCATGGCGCTGAACAGCGGCCTGCAGATCCGCTCTGCGCTGATCGTGCCGGATACTCTGACGCTTTCTGAAGCGCTGGAAAGCTTCAAAACCGCCGGTGAAGATTTCGCGGTGATCATGAACGAATATGCGCTGGTGGTGGGCATCATTACGCTGAACGATGTCATGACGACGCTGATGGGCGACCTGGTTGGCCAGGGACTGGAAGAGCAGATCGTCGCCCGTGATGAAAATTCATGGCTGGTGGAAGGCGGTACGCCGATTGATGATGTGATGCGTGTACTGGATATCAACGAGTTTCCGCAGTCCGGCAACTATGAAACCATCGGCGGCTTTATGATGTATATGCTGCGTAAAATTCCCAAACGTACCGATTTTGTGAAGTTCGCTGGCTATAAGTTTGAAGTGGTTGATATCGATAGTTACCGTATCGATCAGCTGTTGGTAACGCGTATTGACGAGCGCCCGGCCAGCCTGACGATAAGTAAAGAAGTGGAAGAATAA
- a CDS encoding DUF1107 domain-containing protein: protein MKIFQRYNPFQIAKYVKTLFKGRIYIKDVGAFEFDKGKILVPRVKDKQHFSVMSEVNRQVLRLQAEYQ, encoded by the coding sequence ATGAAGATTTTTCAGCGTTATAATCCTTTCCAGATCGCTAAATATGTTAAAACATTGTTTAAAGGAAGGATTTACATCAAGGATGTAGGCGCGTTCGAGTTTGATAAAGGCAAAATCCTCGTTCCGCGCGTTAAAGACAAGCAACATTTTAGCGTCATGTCGGAAGTGAACCGTCAGGTGCTTCGACTGCAGGCAGAGTATCAGTAA
- a CDS encoding YtfJ family protein translates to MRHAPLALVLSLLLPFTSCAHDFLNGQRVAPVGISDKGELNYQQDEFSYRAWNSAQLIGKVRVVQHIAGRSSAKEKNAALVEAIKQAHLPQDRYQTTTIINTHDAIPGTGMFVRSSIESNKKQYPWSQFIIDSNGNAKRAWQLEDGGSAVVVLDNNGRVRFAKDGALTVEETQQVVALLHQLLK, encoded by the coding sequence ATGCGACATGCCCCGCTCGCCCTTGTATTAAGCCTGCTGCTGCCTTTTACCAGCTGCGCCCATGACTTTCTCAACGGCCAGCGCGTCGCGCCGGTAGGCATCAGTGATAAAGGGGAACTTAACTATCAACAGGATGAGTTTAGCTATCGCGCGTGGAATAGCGCGCAGCTGATCGGAAAAGTGCGCGTGGTGCAACATATTGCCGGGCGTTCATCAGCAAAAGAGAAAAATGCCGCGCTGGTGGAAGCGATAAAGCAGGCGCATCTGCCACAGGATCGCTATCAAACCACCACCATTATCAACACCCATGACGCCATTCCCGGCACCGGCATGTTTGTACGCAGCAGCATTGAAAGTAATAAGAAGCAGTATCCCTGGTCGCAGTTTATCATTGATAGCAACGGCAACGCGAAAAGAGCCTGGCAGCTGGAAGATGGCGGCTCTGCCGTGGTGGTGTTAGATAATAACGGCCGGGTGCGCTTTGCAAAAGATGGCGCCTTGACGGTGGAAGAAACGCAGCAGGTGGTCGCCCTGCTGCATCAGCTGCTTAAATAG
- the cysQ gene encoding 3'(2'),5'-bisphosphate nucleotidase CysQ codes for MLEQICQLAREAGDAIMNVYDGEAPLDVSHKSDDSPVTAADIAAHGVIIRGLQQLTPEVPIVSEEDPPAFEVRQHWQRYWLVDPLDGTKEFIKRNGEFTVNIALIEQGKPVLGVVYAPVLGVMYSAAEGKAWKEEGGQKTQIKIRDARPPLVVVSRSHQDGDELTEYLKQLGEHQTVAIGSSLKFCLVAEGKAQLYPRFGPTNGWDTAAGHAVALAAGAHVHDWKGRPLDYTPRESFLNPGFRVSIF; via the coding sequence ATGTTAGAGCAAATCTGCCAGCTGGCGCGCGAAGCGGGCGACGCCATTATGAATGTTTACGATGGCGAGGCTCCGCTCGACGTTTCTCACAAATCTGACGATTCGCCGGTGACCGCTGCCGATATCGCAGCGCACGGCGTGATTATTCGGGGCCTACAGCAGCTCACGCCGGAGGTACCGATTGTTTCCGAAGAGGATCCGCCTGCCTTTGAAGTGCGTCAGCACTGGCAGCGATACTGGCTGGTCGATCCGCTGGACGGCACTAAAGAATTTATCAAGCGTAACGGCGAATTTACCGTAAATATCGCCCTGATCGAGCAGGGCAAGCCGGTACTTGGCGTAGTGTATGCGCCGGTACTGGGGGTGATGTATTCCGCTGCAGAAGGCAAAGCCTGGAAAGAAGAGGGCGGACAAAAAACGCAGATTAAAATCCGTGACGCGCGACCGCCGCTGGTGGTGGTTAGCCGTTCCCATCAGGATGGCGATGAGCTAACGGAGTATCTGAAGCAGCTGGGCGAACATCAGACGGTGGCCATTGGCTCCTCGCTTAAATTCTGCCTGGTCGCGGAAGGCAAAGCTCAACTTTATCCGCGCTTTGGGCCGACGAACGGCTGGGATACCGCAGCTGGCCATGCGGTGGCGTTGGCGGCCGGCGCCCATGTGCATGACTGGAAAGGGCGCCCTCTGGACTATACGCCGCGCGAGTCTTTCCTCAATCCTGGCTTTCGCGTCTCTATTTTTTAA